A section of the Streptomyces sp. SLBN-118 genome encodes:
- a CDS encoding NAD-dependent epimerase/dehydratase family protein produces MSPESGLRVVVTGATGNVGTSVVRTLADADRIASVLGLARRVPEMTASKTKWAAVDLAQDADTDRLTDLFAGADAVIHLAWRFQPTHGPVVTWRTNVLGSLRVFEAVAAAGVPALVHASSVGAYSPGPKTEPGVDESWPTHGWPDAAYCREKAYLERALDTYELQHPDIRVVRMRPGFLFKEGAASEQRRIFGGRFMPGPLIRPALLPVVPALEGLRFQVLHTDDAAQAYLQAVLRDVRGAFNLAGVPPVDAEVLGELLQAKVVRVPRQLVRAALSTAWGLHLAPASPHLFDAVLRLPLLDTSRAHSELDWQPTRSSTEAIEEFLRGVRQGSGEPTPPLVGHKAG; encoded by the coding sequence ATGAGCCCGGAATCAGGACTGCGGGTCGTCGTCACCGGGGCCACCGGCAACGTCGGTACCAGCGTCGTGCGAACTCTCGCGGACGCCGACCGGATCGCCTCCGTACTGGGACTCGCGCGCAGGGTTCCCGAGATGACAGCCTCCAAGACGAAGTGGGCCGCCGTGGATCTGGCCCAGGACGCCGACACGGACCGGCTGACAGACCTGTTCGCAGGGGCCGACGCGGTTATTCATCTGGCCTGGCGCTTCCAGCCGACCCATGGCCCGGTGGTCACATGGAGAACAAACGTTCTCGGCTCGCTGAGGGTCTTCGAGGCCGTCGCGGCTGCCGGCGTGCCCGCCTTGGTGCACGCGTCCTCGGTCGGCGCGTATTCGCCGGGGCCGAAGACGGAACCCGGTGTCGATGAATCCTGGCCCACCCACGGCTGGCCGGATGCCGCGTACTGCCGCGAGAAGGCCTATCTCGAACGGGCTCTTGACACCTATGAGCTGCAGCATCCGGATATCCGCGTGGTGCGGATGCGGCCCGGATTCCTGTTCAAGGAAGGCGCTGCGAGCGAACAGCGGCGCATCTTCGGCGGCCGCTTCATGCCCGGGCCGCTGATCCGGCCTGCTCTGCTGCCCGTCGTACCGGCCCTGGAAGGCCTGCGTTTCCAGGTGCTGCACACCGACGACGCGGCCCAGGCCTACCTCCAGGCCGTGCTGCGAGACGTGCGGGGCGCGTTCAACCTGGCCGGAGTTCCGCCCGTCGACGCGGAGGTGCTGGGCGAGCTTCTTCAGGCCAAGGTCGTACGGGTGCCTCGGCAACTGGTGCGCGCCGCACTGTCGACGGCCTGGGGACTGCATCTGGCACCGGCGTCACCCCATCTGTTCGACGCGGTGCTGCGACTGCCTCTCCTCGATACGTCTCGCGCGCACAGCGAGCTGGACTGGCAGCCCAC